CACTGGTTAACCACTTTGCAAAGTAAGCAGTAAAGGTCTTTAAAAGTAAAAAGCTCGCGCATTTGCGCGAGCTTTTTTTATTGGTAGAAGTATTAATACTCCAACTTACTTACATTCACCCCAAGAGATTTTCTCACCAGCGCGAGCTTGCTTAAACATGTCTGCGCACATTGGCTCAGTAAAGGCTTTTGTTTGAGCAAAGTTAATGTTGATTTGCGAACCATTACCTTCGTTATAGTAAGTGGTATCACCTGTTTCTAGGTTATAGATGTAGGTTTCCCAAGTTGCGTATGACTCACCGTTTGTTGGGTCAATCAAGTCTTGAGGAACCTTGTTACCAAAGTCGAAGATACCTTTCATTTTACCGCGAGTATCAACCCAGTCAGCTTTAGGGTCTAACTTAGCGTGAGTAGTTGCATGGTAGCCACGAATATAGCGAGATGGCGAGCTGATATCACTTGGTAGCTCTTCTGCTTTGTTCAAGTCGAATTTTTTCGCATGCTCTAGGATATCTTGGCGAAGCGGCATGTTAGCCATTACGCGCAGGTCGCTGTTGATGTCACCACGGTGAACCACCATTTTACCGCCTTCATTCAATTGGAATAACGCGATATCGCCAGACTTATCTTGCACAGAGAAGTGGAAGCCATGCTGGTGCCCGCCAATACCGGTTTTCCATGCTGTTTGGAACTCGCCCGCTTCAAACGCATTAACAGCTTCATCAACAGTGGCGAATTGCGTCACCAAGAAGTTAACGATTTGCGACATATGAACTGTTGGCGCACCGTTATCTGCTGCGTCTTTTACAAACTCTACAGAAGGGTTTTGATAAAGCAGTGATGCTGAAAGACCTTTATCGTTGATGGCTTCACCGGAAGTACCGTGGAAGGTTTCAACTTCAACGTAATCAACTGTGTGGTGTTTTACCGTCCAGCTTGCTGGGTTCTTGTACTCTGGTACTTTGTATGCTTCAACAGCAACACCTGCAGGGTAAGCTTTAGCGATAGATTGTAGCTCGCTGCCGCCCCAGTCAAATGAACGTGCAACCGTTACACCGTGAGTTTCACCACCGTCCATAATAAGACGTGAACATGCGTTTGCCGCAGATACTGATGCGATTGAAGCAACTGCGATAGCTGCGATTGCTAATTTGTTAAGTTTGAAGTTTTTCATAAGATTCTTCCTCTAGCCATTACATAGTCAATTTTGAAATCTGGGGATTAGCAAAACGCTTTTTATTAACTGCCTTGCCAATCGATGAGTTCATTATGTAACTTTGGAATTAGAATCTTAACAGCACCAAGAACGGCATAAACCCTCTCTTATGTTATGCTAGATTCATAGTGATTGGATTTTAAGAGCTAAAAATATGGCAATGACACTAGAACAACTCAGCGCTTTTGTTGAAACAGTCGATAAAGGCAGCTTTAAGCAAGCCAGCATTAAGTTGGGCAAGCACACCTCAACCGTCAGCGGCTTGATAGCAAACTTAGAAGCTGAGCTAGGCATGGAGCTATTCGTGCGCAAGCCTCGCTCATTGGAGATCACGCCAAAAGGGACTGAGATGTATCGTTATGCCCGGTCGGTGCTCAGAGAATGTGATTTGTTAGATGTGAAAGCCAATAGCTTGTTAGAGGGATTACCATCCACGTTTACCATTGCTGTAGATAGCGACCTGATGGGAGCGGATGTCGCCAAAACATGCGCCAAGTTGGTTAACAAGTTTCCATCAATTGAATTCAAAATCATTACGGTAGACCCAATGCAAGTGCGCAGTCATGTACTAAATGAACAGGCAGATATGGGCTTTGGCATTGCATTGTTCAGAGGGCACCACGAGTTAACAGTGGCTGACGGTTACTCATTTAATGTGGTGATGGTGGCTTCACCACAGCTAGATTGTAAAGAGAAGTTGGTCTCGCTAGAGCAAGTGAGGGGAATGCTACAGGTATCGGCATTATTCATGAAGCAGACCGCTCAAGAAGATACTCACAACCTCAGCTCACGCACTATTTACAGCAATAACCTGCGCAACTCGATTGAACTGATAAAACACACTGAGGCATGGGCGATGCTGCCAGAGTTTCTTTGCTTAAAAGAGATCGAAGCAGGTGAACTGGATAAAATGTACATTTCACCCACGGCATCAAGGCGCCCTAACCAGTGGGCGACTGAAATAAGTTGGCTAACGGCGCGGCCACGGAATGCTGTTATGGACTATATGATTGACGAACTGGCAAAGCTGCCGAATCGATAAAGAGTTTGTCGAATATAGCTGTTTCTCGTTTCAGCTAGCTTTGTTAATTGTAGACAAAACAAGAATGGACTAAATTCGGTTATCCAATGAGTCGCCCGCGAAACTACTTATCAGTGAGCAAAAATAAAAAATCCCCGCTAATTTTTTAGCGGGGATTTTTTCATACTATCAAGTGACTAGGGTAGCTGAAACAACCTTATTACTTAACGCCTTTTGGCAGCAGCTCACCTGTAAAGAACTTAGGAGCGCCTTTGCTGTATGCGCCAGCAACTTTAACTACTGTTGCAGTGTCATCCGGCTTACCAATAATTTGCATACCAAATGGAACACCGTCTGGGCTTAGGCCTGCTGGTACACTTGCCGCTGGCAACCAACCTAATAGGTTGAATGGTAGGGTGTACGTCATACCAACAGCTTTGTCGTAAGTTACGCCATTTTCAACAATTGGCTCACCAACAATAAAATCGTAATCAGCTGGAACAGTAACCGTAGGCATTGTTGGTGCAATAACTAAATCGTAGCCTTTTGCGTAGATTTCAGTTGATAACTTAGTCCACATGCGTAGTACTTCAGCTTCTGTTTTAGCTTGTGCACGACCGTCGTAATCTTCACGATGACTAACAGCTTTACCAATTAATTTGCCTGCATATGGTGACATTTGGTCAGTGTGGTCGCCGTAAGCGTCCATCATTGGCGCGCCCATCGCACCAGAGAATGCTAGGTTAGAGATACCTTCAAGCAGACCCATTTGCATTTCGAAGTCAAACTCAACAACATCAACAGTAGCACCTTGCTTACGTAAAACTTCCAGGCCGTTTTCCATACCTTTAGCAACGTAGTCAGCCATTGGGCTGGTGCCCATATCGCCGATGTAAGCGATCTTCATGCCTTTTAGAGACTCAACTTCTTTAGTTAGCTTAGGTTGCTCACCCACAGTTGGCACAGACATAGCAGCATCTTGGCCAGACATAACGTTGTACATCATTACCATGTCTTCAAAGCTACGTGCGATTGGGCCGCTACCTGAGAAGTACGAGTAAAGCATAGCGTTTGGTACAGTGAACGCTGCTGGCTTCAGGCCGTATAAACCGTTAAAAGATGATGGAATACGGATTGAGCCGCCCATATCTGAACCCGTTGCCATGGTTGCGTAACCTGCGGCAACTGCTGCGCCAGAACCGCCTGATGAACCGCCTACAGCGAAGTCAGGATTCCAAGGGTTACGGGTTGTACCCCATGCTAGCGTTGATGTTACCCAGCTGAAGTAAAACTCTGGCACAGTAGTTTGAATCACAGGGATCGCGCCAGATGCATTCATTTTAGAAACCATTGGATCCGCGTACTCCATTGGCGCGTCATCCATATGTAGCTTCGAGCCAAAGGTGACTTTCCAACCCTTGTCATGGTGCTCATCTTTCACTGCGTACGTAACACCTTCCAGCTGGCGGTAAGTACCATCTTCGTAACGTTTAGTCGCTTCTTTCGCAGCTTTCATTGCTGTTTCCCAGTGCTCAAAAGTCACTGCGTTAACAACCTTGTTGGTTGCATCGTACTGAGCTTTTTGCGCTTTAAGCACGTCAACAGGGGTAATTAAGCCACTCTTGAACAGCTCAATTTGTGTGTTAGCAGGCATGTATGCCAATTCTTCTTGAGAGAAATCTGCCGCTAATGCGCTCCCAGCTACTAGAGCCAACGCGATTGGTGCAAATTTAAAAGTGCGTGATAGTGCCATCTTGATACCTATTGGATTACTGACG
This DNA window, taken from Shewanella maritima, encodes the following:
- a CDS encoding linear amide C-N hydrolase is translated as MKNFKLNKLAIAAIAVASIASVSAANACSRLIMDGGETHGVTVARSFDWGGSELQSIAKAYPAGVAVEAYKVPEYKNPASWTVKHHTVDYVEVETFHGTSGEAINDKGLSASLLYQNPSVEFVKDAADNGAPTVHMSQIVNFLVTQFATVDEAVNAFEAGEFQTAWKTGIGGHQHGFHFSVQDKSGDIALFQLNEGGKMVVHRGDINSDLRVMANMPLRQDILEHAKKFDLNKAEELPSDISSPSRYIRGYHATTHAKLDPKADWVDTRGKMKGIFDFGNKVPQDLIDPTNGESYATWETYIYNLETGDTTYYNEGNGSQININFAQTKAFTEPMCADMFKQARAGEKISWGECK
- a CDS encoding LysR family transcriptional regulator, with product MAMTLEQLSAFVETVDKGSFKQASIKLGKHTSTVSGLIANLEAELGMELFVRKPRSLEITPKGTEMYRYARSVLRECDLLDVKANSLLEGLPSTFTIAVDSDLMGADVAKTCAKLVNKFPSIEFKIITVDPMQVRSHVLNEQADMGFGIALFRGHHELTVADGYSFNVVMVASPQLDCKEKLVSLEQVRGMLQVSALFMKQTAQEDTHNLSSRTIYSNNLRNSIELIKHTEAWAMLPEFLCLKEIEAGELDKMYISPTASRRPNQWATEISWLTARPRNAVMDYMIDELAKLPNR
- a CDS encoding amidase; protein product: MALSRTFKFAPIALALVAGSALAADFSQEELAYMPANTQIELFKSGLITPVDVLKAQKAQYDATNKVVNAVTFEHWETAMKAAKEATKRYEDGTYRQLEGVTYAVKDEHHDKGWKVTFGSKLHMDDAPMEYADPMVSKMNASGAIPVIQTTVPEFYFSWVTSTLAWGTTRNPWNPDFAVGGSSGGSGAAVAAGYATMATGSDMGGSIRIPSSFNGLYGLKPAAFTVPNAMLYSYFSGSGPIARSFEDMVMMYNVMSGQDAAMSVPTVGEQPKLTKEVESLKGMKIAYIGDMGTSPMADYVAKGMENGLEVLRKQGATVDVVEFDFEMQMGLLEGISNLAFSGAMGAPMMDAYGDHTDQMSPYAGKLIGKAVSHREDYDGRAQAKTEAEVLRMWTKLSTEIYAKGYDLVIAPTMPTVTVPADYDFIVGEPIVENGVTYDKAVGMTYTLPFNLLGWLPAASVPAGLSPDGVPFGMQIIGKPDDTATVVKVAGAYSKGAPKFFTGELLPKGVK